A region from the Paraurantiacibacter namhicola genome encodes:
- a CDS encoding 50S ribosomal protein L25/general stress protein Ctc gives MSDALNLSAELRERAGKGASRALRNEGRVPAVIYGGKEEPTTIHVEAKALVKLLGTGHFMNSIVNIDAGGKKVRTLPKDVAFHPVSDRPMHVDFLRLSKDAKIEVNIPVVFVNEEASPGLKKGGVLNVVRHELELVCEADKIPSEIEIDVTGTEVGDSIHISAVTLPEGSESAITDRDYTIATLVAPSALKRSEGEAADQTGEDMEAGETAATEQGPDADAAEEQEAKSE, from the coding sequence ATGAGCGACGCTCTGAACCTGTCGGCCGAGCTGCGTGAACGGGCTGGCAAGGGAGCCTCCCGCGCGCTGCGAAATGAAGGCCGCGTCCCCGCTGTAATCTACGGCGGCAAAGAAGAACCCACGACGATCCACGTCGAAGCCAAGGCGCTGGTAAAGCTGCTTGGCACGGGCCACTTCATGAACTCCATCGTCAACATCGACGCGGGCGGCAAGAAAGTCCGCACGCTGCCGAAGGACGTGGCGTTCCACCCGGTCTCCGACCGCCCGATGCATGTGGACTTCCTGCGCCTGTCCAAGGACGCGAAGATCGAAGTCAACATCCCCGTCGTCTTCGTGAATGAAGAAGCCAGCCCCGGCCTTAAGAAGGGCGGCGTGCTGAACGTTGTCCGTCACGAGCTGGAACTGGTCTGCGAAGCGGACAAGATCCCGAGCGAGATCGAAATCGACGTCACCGGTACGGAAGTGGGCGATTCGATCCACATCAGCGCCGTGACCCTGCCGGAAGGCAGCGAAAGCGCGATCACCGACCGCGATTACACCATCGCGACGCTGGTTGCCCCGTCTGCGCTGAAGCGTTCGGAAGGCGAAGCCGCCGACCAGACCGGCGAAGACATGGAAGCTGGCGAAACCGCCGCGACCGAACAGGGTCCCGATGCGGACGCCGCCGAAGAACAGGAAGCCAAGAGCGAGTAA
- the pth gene encoding aminoacyl-tRNA hydrolase yields the protein MQIWAGLGNPGPQYAMNRHNVGFMACDVIADAHGFGPVQKKFSGWAQEGRIGGEKVLLLKPATFMNESGRAVGEALRFYKLGPDALTVFHDELDLAPFKVKVKQGGGHAGHNGLRSIHQHVGDEYRRVRIGIGHPGHKDRVHGHVLGNYAKAEMDDLVDMLGAIGAEADWLAKDEAARFMSDIALRMQG from the coding sequence ATGCAAATTTGGGCAGGTCTTGGAAATCCGGGTCCGCAATATGCGATGAACCGGCACAATGTCGGCTTCATGGCGTGTGACGTGATCGCGGACGCGCACGGGTTTGGCCCGGTGCAGAAGAAGTTTTCCGGCTGGGCGCAGGAAGGCCGCATCGGCGGCGAAAAGGTGCTGCTGCTGAAGCCAGCCACCTTCATGAATGAAAGCGGCCGCGCGGTGGGCGAGGCGCTGCGTTTCTACAAGCTTGGCCCCGATGCGCTGACCGTCTTCCATGACGAGCTTGACCTCGCGCCGTTCAAGGTGAAGGTGAAGCAGGGCGGAGGCCATGCCGGCCACAATGGCCTGCGCTCCATCCACCAGCATGTCGGCGACGAATACCGCCGCGTGCGGATCGGCATCGGCCACCCGGGCCACAAGGACCGCGTGCATGGCCATGTCCTGGGCAATTACGCGAAGGCGGAGATGGACGACCTGGTCGACATGCTCGGCGCAATCGGCGCGGAGGCGGACTGGCTGGCGAAGGACGAAGCCGCCCGTTTCATGAGCGACATCGCATTACGGATGCAGGGCTGA
- a CDS encoding helix-turn-helix transcriptional regulator, with product MNNRLKVLRAERDWSQAILAQHLDVSRQAVNAIETGKHDPSLPLAFRISRLFEMPIEEIFNDQQD from the coding sequence ATGAATAACCGCCTCAAGGTCCTGCGTGCGGAACGTGACTGGAGCCAGGCCATCCTGGCCCAGCACCTCGACGTCTCGCGCCAGGCCGTCAACGCGATCGAGACCGGCAAGCACGACCCGTCCCTGCCACTCGCCTTTCGCATTTCCCGCCTTTTCGAAATGCCTATCGAGGAGATTTTCAATGACCAGCAAGACTGA
- a CDS encoding TraB/GumN family protein has protein sequence MKTLLKTLATAGSALALALSSGACSQADTPAPATASAAPMQAAADYVTPALWMLQDEDTTIYLFGTVHILPKGVEWYDGRIAAAFEGSDEVVTEIDMSNQAAIGQLFMSRGMLPPGQSLRDLMTDEDRAQYEAALTELGIPVAQFDRFEPWMASIVLSQLPMMKAGYDPNSGVEMALLKAGPDKERGALETAEFQVDMFDGLPMETQLTFLDETVENLGGVVTTIDAMVAEWLAGDPDGLAVLLNDNLDDPVLYQRLLTDRNANWAVWIDDRMDQPGTVFVAVGAGHLAGEDSVQGMLEDRGFTVTRVTQ, from the coding sequence ATGAAAACGCTTCTCAAGACCCTCGCCACGGCAGGCTCCGCCCTCGCCCTCGCCCTGTCCTCCGGCGCCTGTTCGCAGGCAGACACGCCCGCGCCGGCTACGGCTTCGGCAGCCCCGATGCAGGCCGCAGCCGATTATGTGACCCCGGCCCTGTGGATGCTGCAGGACGAGGATACGACGATCTACCTGTTCGGCACGGTCCATATCCTGCCCAAGGGCGTGGAATGGTACGACGGCCGCATCGCCGCCGCCTTCGAAGGCAGCGACGAGGTCGTGACCGAAATCGACATGAGCAACCAGGCCGCCATCGGTCAGCTGTTCATGTCCCGCGGGATGCTGCCCCCAGGCCAGAGCCTGCGCGACCTGATGACTGATGAGGACCGCGCGCAGTACGAGGCGGCGCTGACAGAGCTGGGCATCCCCGTGGCGCAGTTCGACCGTTTCGAACCGTGGATGGCGTCCATCGTGCTGAGCCAGTTGCCCATGATGAAGGCCGGTTATGACCCGAACTCCGGCGTGGAGATGGCGCTGCTGAAGGCCGGCCCCGACAAGGAGCGCGGCGCGCTGGAGACGGCGGAATTCCAGGTCGACATGTTCGATGGCCTGCCGATGGAGACGCAGCTGACCTTCCTTGACGAGACGGTCGAGAACCTTGGCGGCGTGGTGACCACGATCGATGCGATGGTTGCGGAATGGCTGGCTGGCGATCCCGATGGCCTGGCCGTCCTGCTGAACGACAATCTGGACGATCCGGTGCTGTATCAGCGCCTGCTGACGGACCGTAACGCCAACTGGGCCGTGTGGATCGACGACCGGATGGACCAGCCTGGCACGGTATTCGTGGCGGTTGGTGCCGGCCACCTCGCCGGTGAAGACAGCGTGCAGGGAATGCTGGAAGACCGCGGCTTCACCGTGACGCGCGTCACGCAGTAA
- the gyrA gene encoding DNA gyrase subunit A, whose product MSDDTETLEPAATPHEYERIDIVDEMKTSYLDYAMSVIVSRALPDVRDGLKPVHRRILFASQEGGFVAGRPYRKSAKIVGDVMGNYHPHGDSAIYDALARMTQDWSMRVPLVDGQGNFGSMDPDPPASMRYTEARLAKVATTLLDDLDKDTVDFAENYDGSRQEPTVLPARFPNLLVNGAGGIAVGMATNIPPHNLGEVIDGCLAFMDNPGITSEELMEHIPGPDFPTAPLILGQSGAKAAYTTGRGGVLMRARHEIEEKRGDRKSIVLTSIPYQVGKSGLVEKIADAAKEKRIEGISDIRDESSREGVRVVVDLKRDASPEVVLNQIWRYTPAQASFPANMLAIRGGRPEVLTLRDFVQTFIAFREEVITRRTKFELNKARDRAHILLGLVVAVSNLDEVVAMIRSAPNPAEARARLLAKEWPIGDIAQYIRLVEAIEPTADQEEGTYQLSERQVKAILELRLHRLTALGRDEIGEELKELALAIEEYLSILADRAKLYGVMRGELTEIRDNYATPRLSEIAPAWDGLEDEDLIEREDMVVTVTHGGYIKRTPLSTFRAQARGGKGRSGMATKDEDAVVEMFVTSTHNPVMFFTNTGRVYRLKVWKLPEGGPQTKGRPMVNMLPLGEDERVTNVLSLPEDETEWEALNIVFATEQGMVRRNSMDAFTNVPTAGKYAMGFVEGSDDRLIGVELLNETQEIFLASDAGKAIRFHATDARETKSRTGIGVRGMTLKDGAKVVSMAVLDPLDADMEKREAYLRAAHWKNNEAEHTLDAETVAKMREEEEFILTLTQNGYGKISSAYEYRTIGRGGQGLTNIGSPDSNPERNGPVVASMPVTHGSQLMLVTDQAKLIRLPIHFRHEIEGGFEDHKGISVSGRTSSGIGIFNVAKGEKIVGAALIDETEEPENEAEEAVVEEMVERRGGGDVTTPDTTMDRDSNADEDPEA is encoded by the coding sequence ATGAGCGACGACACAGAAACCCTCGAGCCCGCAGCAACCCCGCACGAATACGAACGCATCGACATCGTCGATGAGATGAAGACCAGCTACCTCGATTACGCGATGAGCGTGATCGTCAGCCGCGCGCTGCCCGATGTGCGTGACGGGCTGAAGCCGGTCCATCGCCGCATCCTCTTCGCCAGCCAGGAAGGCGGCTTCGTGGCTGGGCGCCCTTATCGCAAGAGCGCCAAGATCGTGGGCGACGTGATGGGTAACTACCACCCGCACGGCGACAGCGCGATCTACGACGCACTCGCCCGCATGACGCAGGACTGGTCCATGCGCGTGCCACTGGTGGACGGCCAGGGCAATTTCGGCAGCATGGACCCCGATCCGCCCGCCAGCATGCGCTATACCGAAGCGCGACTGGCCAAGGTGGCGACCACGCTGCTGGACGATCTGGACAAGGACACGGTCGATTTCGCGGAGAACTATGACGGCTCACGGCAGGAGCCGACCGTCCTCCCCGCCCGCTTCCCCAACCTGCTGGTCAATGGCGCAGGCGGCATCGCGGTGGGCATGGCCACCAATATCCCGCCGCATAACCTTGGCGAAGTGATCGACGGCTGCCTGGCCTTCATGGACAATCCGGGCATCACTTCCGAAGAGCTGATGGAGCACATCCCCGGCCCCGATTTCCCGACGGCGCCCCTGATTTTGGGCCAGAGCGGCGCGAAGGCCGCTTACACCACAGGCCGCGGCGGCGTGCTGATGCGCGCCCGGCACGAGATCGAGGAGAAGCGCGGGGACCGTAAGTCCATCGTGCTCACCTCCATCCCCTACCAGGTCGGCAAGAGCGGGCTGGTCGAGAAGATCGCCGATGCCGCCAAGGAAAAACGCATCGAGGGCATTTCCGACATCCGCGACGAATCCAGTCGCGAAGGCGTGCGTGTGGTCGTCGACCTGAAGCGCGACGCCAGCCCCGAAGTCGTGCTGAACCAGATCTGGCGCTACACGCCCGCGCAGGCCAGCTTCCCGGCAAATATGCTCGCCATTCGCGGCGGCCGGCCGGAAGTGCTGACGCTGCGCGATTTCGTGCAGACCTTCATCGCCTTCCGCGAGGAAGTGATTACGCGCCGCACCAAGTTCGAGCTGAACAAGGCGCGCGACCGGGCGCATATCTTGCTGGGCCTGGTGGTCGCAGTGTCCAATCTGGACGAAGTCGTCGCCATGATCCGCAGCGCGCCCAACCCGGCGGAAGCCCGGGCGCGCCTGCTGGCCAAGGAATGGCCGATCGGCGACATCGCGCAGTACATCCGGCTGGTGGAGGCGATCGAGCCGACCGCCGACCAGGAAGAGGGCACTTACCAGCTGTCCGAACGGCAGGTGAAGGCGATCCTGGAACTGCGCCTGCACCGCCTGACGGCACTCGGCCGTGACGAAATCGGCGAGGAGCTGAAGGAGCTCGCGCTGGCCATCGAGGAATACCTCTCGATCCTGGCCGACCGCGCGAAGCTGTACGGCGTGATGCGCGGCGAGCTGACCGAGATCCGCGACAATTACGCCACCCCCCGCCTGTCCGAGATCGCCCCCGCCTGGGACGGGCTGGAGGACGAGGACCTGATCGAGCGCGAGGACATGGTCGTGACCGTGACCCACGGCGGCTACATCAAACGCACCCCCCTCTCCACCTTCCGGGCGCAGGCCCGCGGCGGCAAGGGCCGCAGCGGCATGGCCACGAAGGACGAGGATGCGGTGGTCGAGATGTTCGTCACCAGCACGCACAACCCGGTAATGTTTTTCACTAACACCGGCCGCGTCTATCGCCTGAAGGTCTGGAAGCTGCCCGAAGGCGGCCCGCAGACGAAGGGCCGCCCGATGGTCAACATGCTGCCGCTGGGCGAGGATGAGCGCGTGACGAACGTGCTCAGCCTGCCGGAGGACGAGACCGAGTGGGAAGCGCTAAATATCGTCTTCGCGACGGAACAGGGCATGGTGCGCCGCAACTCTATGGACGCGTTCACCAATGTCCCCACGGCCGGCAAATACGCAATGGGCTTCGTGGAAGGCAGCGATGACCGCCTGATCGGTGTGGAGCTGCTGAACGAGACGCAGGAGATCTTCCTGGCGAGTGACGCCGGCAAGGCGATCCGCTTCCACGCGACAGACGCCCGCGAAACGAAGAGCCGCACTGGCATTGGCGTGCGCGGCATGACGCTGAAGGACGGGGCCAAGGTCGTCTCCATGGCCGTGCTGGACCCGCTCGATGCCGACATGGAGAAGCGCGAGGCATACCTGCGCGCGGCGCATTGGAAGAACAACGAGGCGGAGCACACGCTGGATGCCGAAACGGTCGCCAAGATGCGGGAGGAGGAGGAGTTCATCCTCACGCTGACGCAGAACGGCTACGGCAAGATCAGCAGCGCGTATGAATACCGCACCATCGGGCGCGGCGGCCAGGGCCTGACCAATATCGGCAGCCCGGACAGCAACCCCGAACGCAACGGCCCGGTCGTTGCCAGCATGCCGGTCACGCATGGCTCGCAGCTGATGCTGGTGACGGACCAGGCCAAGCTGATCCGCCTGCCCATCCACTTCCGCCACGAGATCGAAGGCGGGTTCGAGGATCACAAGGGTATCTCGGTATCCGGCCGCACATCCTCCGGCATCGGCATCTTCAACGTGGCCAAGGGCGAGAAGATCGTCGGCGCCGCGCTGATCGACGAGACCGAGGAACCGGAGAACGAGGCGGAGGAAGCCGTGGTGGAGGAAATGGTCGAACGCCGCGGCGGCGGGGACGTGACCACCCCCGACACCACGATGGACCGCGATTCCAACGCGGACGAGGATCCGGAAGCCTAA
- the ychF gene encoding redox-regulated ATPase YchF, which translates to MGFRCGIVGLPNVGKSTLFNALTETQAAQAANYPFCTIEPNVGQVAVPDARLDKIAAIAKSAKVIPTQLGFVDIAGLVKGASAGEGLGNQFLGNIREVDAIVHVLRCFEDDDIQHVSNRVDPIADAEVVETELMLADLESLEKRVPAAQKKAIAGDKDAKVLASVLGQALDLLRDGKPARLTEPNGDDEERVFAQAQLLTAKPVLYVCNVAEEDAADGNALSAKVFEKAEAEGAQAVVVSAAIESELVEMPLEDRAEYLTELGLEESGLSRVIRAGYKLLGLQTFFTAGPKESRAWTFPAGAKAPQAAGEIHTDFERGFIRAETIAYDDYISLGGENGAKEAGKLRQEGKDYDVQDGDVMLFKFNV; encoded by the coding sequence ATGGGATTCCGCTGCGGGATCGTCGGCCTGCCCAATGTCGGCAAGTCCACCCTGTTCAACGCACTCACCGAAACGCAGGCCGCGCAGGCGGCGAATTATCCGTTCTGCACGATCGAGCCCAATGTGGGGCAGGTCGCCGTGCCGGACGCGCGGCTGGACAAGATTGCGGCCATCGCCAAGTCGGCCAAGGTCATCCCCACGCAGCTGGGCTTCGTGGACATTGCCGGGCTGGTGAAGGGTGCGAGCGCGGGCGAAGGCCTGGGCAACCAGTTCCTCGGCAATATCCGCGAAGTGGACGCCATCGTTCATGTCCTGCGCTGCTTCGAGGATGACGACATCCAGCATGTCAGCAACCGCGTCGATCCCATTGCCGATGCCGAAGTGGTCGAGACCGAGCTGATGCTGGCGGACCTGGAAAGCCTGGAGAAGCGCGTACCCGCTGCGCAGAAGAAGGCCATCGCCGGAGACAAGGACGCCAAGGTCCTCGCCAGCGTGCTGGGCCAGGCGCTGGACCTGCTTCGCGACGGCAAGCCCGCGCGCCTGACCGAGCCGAACGGCGATGATGAGGAACGCGTGTTCGCGCAGGCGCAGCTGTTGACGGCAAAGCCTGTCCTTTATGTCTGCAATGTTGCTGAGGAAGACGCGGCCGACGGCAATGCACTGTCGGCCAAGGTGTTCGAGAAAGCCGAAGCCGAAGGCGCGCAGGCCGTGGTCGTTTCCGCCGCCATCGAGAGCGAGCTGGTGGAAATGCCGCTGGAGGACCGCGCGGAATACCTCACCGAGCTGGGCCTGGAAGAGTCCGGGCTCAGCCGCGTGATCCGTGCCGGTTACAAGCTGCTTGGGCTGCAGACCTTCTTCACCGCCGGCCCCAAGGAATCGCGGGCATGGACCTTCCCGGCGGGCGCGAAGGCTCCGCAGGCCGCCGGCGAGATCCACACCGACTTCGAGCGCGGGTTCATCCGTGCCGAAACCATCGCCTATGACGATTACATATCGCTGGGCGGGGAAAACGGCGCGAAGGAAGCGGGCAAGCTGAGGCAGGAAGGCAAGGATTACGACGTGCAGGACGGCGACGTCATGCTCTTCAAATTCAACGTCTGA
- a CDS encoding glycine--tRNA ligase subunit alpha — protein sequence MERQPANSFQDMILALHDFWSAHGCLILQPYDMRMGAGTFHTATTLRTLGPEPWNAAFVQPSRRPTDGRYGENPNRLQHYYQYQVVMKPSPPDLQDLYLQSLGAIGIDPLKHDIRFVEDDWESPTLGAWGLGWEVWCDGMEVTQFTYFQQMGGFDCKPVAGELTYGLERLAMYIQGVDNVYDLNFDGRGVSYGDVFLENEKQMSKWNFEVANTDALFDLFDKAEAECRNALDHNVPIAAYEQAVEASHIFNLLQARGVISVQERASYMGRVRDLARGSCEAHMEKGAAGWAEKYPEWSK from the coding sequence ATGGAAAGACAGCCGGCAAACAGCTTCCAGGACATGATCCTCGCCCTCCACGATTTCTGGAGCGCGCATGGATGCCTGATCCTGCAACCCTATGACATGCGGATGGGGGCGGGCACGTTCCACACCGCCACCACCCTGCGCACGCTCGGCCCGGAGCCGTGGAATGCCGCCTTCGTGCAGCCGAGCCGCCGCCCGACGGACGGTCGCTATGGCGAGAACCCCAACCGGCTGCAGCACTACTACCAGTATCAGGTGGTGATGAAGCCAAGCCCGCCGGACCTGCAGGATTTGTACCTGCAAAGCCTCGGTGCCATCGGCATCGACCCGCTGAAGCACGATATCCGCTTCGTGGAGGACGATTGGGAATCGCCCACGCTGGGCGCTTGGGGCCTGGGCTGGGAAGTCTGGTGCGACGGTATGGAGGTGACCCAGTTCACCTATTTCCAGCAAATGGGCGGCTTCGACTGCAAGCCGGTCGCGGGCGAGCTGACCTACGGCCTCGAACGCCTCGCCATGTACATCCAGGGCGTCGACAATGTGTACGACCTCAACTTCGACGGCCGCGGCGTCTCCTATGGCGACGTCTTCCTCGAAAACGAGAAGCAGATGTCGAAGTGGAACTTCGAGGTCGCGAATACTGATGCGCTGTTCGACCTGTTCGACAAGGCGGAGGCCGAATGCCGCAACGCGCTCGACCATAATGTCCCCATTGCCGCGTACGAGCAGGCGGTGGAGGCGAGCCACATCTTCAACCTGCTGCAGGCACGCGGTGTGATCAGCGTGCAGGAACGTGCCAGCTACATGGGCCGCGTCCGC